GGTCACCAACGCGCGACTTCCATCATTCTGATGGGTCAACTCCTTGAGCAAGGTCACCACACCGGGCACGTTGACCTTTTCCTCCGGGGTCTGCAGCGCCGTGCGAATCAGATCCCGCCACGTGTCAAAATCCGTACGCAGATACGTCTTATCCAGATCCCACCGATAGATGTGGCGTACCATCAACTCCGACACGTCCCTCTCCCCTCAACCCTGACTCATACCGGTGTCCAGAGCCTCGGCAATCGCCGCTGGCAACTCCGCGCGTACATTCTTGATCGCAAGGCGCAACGCATTGCCCACCGCCCGTCGTCCCGAACGCGGATGGCACAAGATCACCACCTTCTCCAACCCCAGAAGCGGCGCCCCGCCGTAAGCCTCAAAATCGGTGAGTTGTTTGATTTTCTGAAGTCCGCCACTCAACAACTTCAATCCCATCCGCCACGCCACGCGCTCATGGTAGGCCGCGCGTGCCAGATCAAAGGCCGCCTCACTGACCCCCTCCAGGATCTTAATGGCCACATCCCCCACAAATCCCTCACAGACCACCACATCAGCAAGCCCGCGCGGGATCTCGTGCCCCTCGATATTGCCATAAAAATGAATCGCATCATGGCGACTCAACAATTCATGCGCCCGCACCACTTCCGGCGTCCCCATCGTACTCTCGCGGCTGTTCGACAAAAGCGCCACCCGCGGCCGCTCATTACGACTGACAATCCGCGCATACGCCGAGCCCATCAAGCCAAACCCCAGTAATTCCTCGGGCCTGGCCCTCAGACTCGCCCCCACATCCAGAATCAAGCTAAAAGGATCATCCGTCTCCCCCCGCACCCTGGGCGTCGGATACACGCTCGCCAGCGCCGCTCGCCCCAGCCCCCCTACCAGCCCGAAATGACGCGTCGCCGCCAGCACCGCCGCCCCCGGATGCCCCGCCGATACCAGCGCATCGGCCTCTCCAGCCTTGACCAGAGCACAGGCCTGCACGATCGAGGAGTCCGAACGCGCCTCCAACGCCACCTGCGCCCGCTCCCCCATCCCGATGACCGTAGGCGCATGATAGAGCTGAATCCGCTCCGAGTTATGATCCAACTCAAAGAGCGCTTCTGTCATCGCGATCTCATCGCCCACCAGCAAAAAGTTCACCCCCTGACCCACTCCTCCCCTCAGGCTCGCCTCAGCCACCGCCGCGACAAGCGCCGCCGGCGCATGATCCCCCCCCATCGCATCAACC
The sequence above is drawn from the Lujinxingia sediminis genome and encodes:
- the plsX gene encoding phosphate acyltransferase PlsX; protein product: MLGWVSSSEFRWRGSAGVARIVRSRESITIAVDAMGGDHAPAALVAAVAEASLRGGVGQGVNFLLVGDEIAMTEALFELDHNSERIQLYHAPTVIGMGERAQVALEARSDSSIVQACALVKAGEADALVSAGHPGAAVLAATRHFGLVGGLGRAALASVYPTPRVRGETDDPFSLILDVGASLRARPEELLGFGLMGSAYARIVSRNERPRVALLSNSRESTMGTPEVVRAHELLSRHDAIHFYGNIEGHEIPRGLADVVVCEGFVGDVAIKILEGVSEAAFDLARAAYHERVAWRMGLKLLSGGLQKIKQLTDFEAYGGAPLLGLEKVVILCHPRSGRRAVGNALRLAIKNVRAELPAAIAEALDTGMSQG